TATAACTCTGTCTGTGGTTCATGTTTCTCCTTTCGTGTGGAAAAGACAAAAGCCCCACGCAGTGATGCAGGATTGCCCCGGAAACTGTAAAATCTGTGGATAAGAACGACTCAGCCTTTCTCGTTCTTCAGAAAAGAACAGGCCCTGATATTCATCAGGGCCTGCAGTGGTTTAAGCGTCAGATCGCTTAGAGCTTTACAACGTTGGCTGCTTTGGGGCCCTTGGGCGAGTCGACAACGTCGAACTGCACTGACTGGCCTTCAGCCAACGACTTGAAGCCGCTGTCCTGAATGTCGCCGAAATGAACGAAAACATCGCTGCCTGCTTCACGGGTAATGAATCCAAAACCCTTGGAATCATTGAACCACTTTACGGTACCTGTCTCCATGATGAGCTACCTCCTTCTTGTGAATTGAAGCGACGGAAAAGGACAAAAAAAAGCCGCAAAGTCTATCTGTCTTTGCGGTTTCCCTACAAGAACATCCGGAACTTCTGAGGCTATAATGCCCCTTCTGTGCCGAGATGTCAATGGTTATTATTGCTCAGGAGAAACTCTCTCTGACGAGGGGGGCCCCTTTCGTGCGTTTTCTGCCTTTTTTCATGAAAGTTTTCAATACCTCTCATTACGGGCGGCTGGAAGGGATTATTAAAGGAAAGGTTGCCATTTTTGCCAGGCAGTGGTATCGACCATGCATAAGAGCGGAAACCACGCAGTGAATCAACGTTCCCGCAGTCCTATTCTCGGAAAATCCTTGCAATTGGCGGTAAAAGCCACTATAATAATCACAAAGACTATTAACGGGGCAAGGCCCTGTCGTTTTGGAACGAGATGTCGTCCGCACCTCTCATCGATCACTGACTCCTCCTGCTCTCACCTTTTCTCCCGTAAAAAGCGACAGCACATTTGGTTAGGGAACGATGAGGTTTTTTGCGGACAACCAAGCGAGTCCGCGCCGCCCTATTTTGGGACGGGGCATGACCCGAAGAAGATCTAACGCGCTGTGCGGCAGTGACCGTCAGGCGAACTTGAAGCAACACAAGGAGACAACATGGCTAAGAAACTGTACGTAGGGAATTTGTCGTATAACACCCACGAGGAGGATTTGCGGGAGGCTTTCTCGAAGATAGGCGAGGTGACCTCCGCCACGCTGATCGTCGATCAGGCGGACGGCAGGTCCAAGGGATTCGGTTTCGTGGAGATGGCAACGGACGAGGACGCGGCCAAGGCGATCACTGCCATGAACGGCACAACGTTCATGGACCGGACGATCACGGTGAACGAGGCCCGGCCAAAGACTGAGCGCTCTGGTTCCGGCGGCGGCAGAGGCGATAAGCGCGGCGGATACGGCGGCGGAGGAGGCAGATCGTGGAGGTAAGGGTCCAGTCCCAGAACATCGAAAAGGCCTTGAGGGATTTAAAGAAGAA
The genomic region above belongs to Nitrospirota bacterium and contains:
- a CDS encoding cold-shock protein codes for the protein METGTVKWFNDSKGFGFITREAGSDVFVHFGDIQDSGFKSLAEGQSVQFDVVDSPKGPKAANVVKL
- a CDS encoding RNA-binding protein, whose amino-acid sequence is MAKKLYVGNLSYNTHEEDLREAFSKIGEVTSATLIVDQADGRSKGFGFVEMATDEDAAKAITAMNGTTFMDRTITVNEARPKTERSGSGGGRGDKRGGYGGGGGRSWR